One window of Triticum urartu cultivar G1812 unplaced genomic scaffold, Tu2.1 TuUngrouped_contig_6301, whole genome shotgun sequence genomic DNA carries:
- the LOC125530420 gene encoding CRC domain-containing protein TSO1-like — MSRTTCSCPPKKCFQGTCDCLIGIELCYSGCNCSGDCQNGLSLGTINPAAAQGTTPTLASGSSAAQDTAQTQPLAPSSSTAQGIAQPHPLAPSSSTAAVPKPEAVGELVKCNCSFTKCLNCQCRCFREGLSCVMGRCKCYDCENNPNWLADEDYVECACKTKNCKTRVCGCNKKLKGCNPNCTCIGCENQYGMKGADKSNAGPGGTGGTSDAGGSGSNKQIRIG; from the exons ATGTCGCGGACAACTTGCAGCTGCCCCCCAAAGAAGTGTTTCCAAGG CACTTGTGACTGTTTAATAGGGATTGAGTTATGCTATTCGGGATGCAACTGCAGTGGTGACTGCCAGAACGGCTTATCTCTTGGAACAATCAACCCGGCTGCTGCCCAAGGTACCACCCCAACGCTTGCCTCTGGCTCTTCTGCTGCCCAAGATACTGCTCAAACGCAACCGCTTGCCCCGAGCTCTTCTACTGCCCAAGGTATCGCTCAACCACATCCACTTGCCCCGAGCTCTTCTACTGCGGCCGTGCCGAAGCCAGAGGCAGTTGGTGAGCTGGTGAAGTGCAACTGCAGCTTTACCAAATGCCTAAACTG CCAATGCAGATGTTTCAGGGAGGGTTTGAGTTGCGTTATGGGACGCTGCAAGTGCTATGACTGCGAGAACAACCCAAATTGGCTG GCCGACGAGGATTATGTGGAGTGCGCGTGCAAAACCAAAAATTGCAAAACCAGAGTCTGCGGTTGCAACAAG AAACTGAAAGGGTGTAACCCAAATTGCACGTGCATAGGGTGTGAGAATCAGTACGGGATGAAAGGGG CTGATAAGTCCAATGCTGGACCGGGAGGTACGGGTGGCACAAGTGACGCCGGAGGCTCGGGTTCCAACAAGCAAATAAGAATCGGG TGA